Proteins co-encoded in one Lynx canadensis isolate LIC74 chromosome C1, mLynCan4.pri.v2, whole genome shotgun sequence genomic window:
- the LOC115519675 gene encoding small nuclear ribonucleoprotein G-like, with protein sequence MSKAHPPELKKFTDKKLPLKLNGGRCGQGILWGFHPFMNLVMDECVEMATSGQENNIGMVVMPGNRIILLEALEGV encoded by the coding sequence ATGAGCAAAGCTCACCCTCCTGAGTTGAAAAAATTTACGGACAAGAAATTACCATTGAAATTAAATGGTGGCAGATGTGGCCAAGGAATATTGTGGGGCTTCCATCCCTTTATGAATCTTGTGATGGATGAATGTGTGGAGATGGCAACTAGTGGGCAAGAGAACAATATTGGAATGGTGGTAATGCCAGGAAATCGTATCATCCTGTTAGAAGCCTTGGAAGGAGTATAA